The following coding sequences are from one Triticum aestivum cultivar Chinese Spring chromosome 5A, IWGSC CS RefSeq v2.1, whole genome shotgun sequence window:
- the LOC123106709 gene encoding uncharacterized protein — protein MAPAHLESTYKASPFRKPTQQQLLPNTTESPMAGARRSEQSLAVAGSTRDPGRPQRRRAQFPLYAELAALLPGDLSRANQVEILDAAVAHLKVLSGTAAVLEAYRALQRDAGPVRPAAVEVASREAVCIAVRAAAARPGALTRLLEVFDRRGVEVLGVTVTRDGRAATADVMVTAAAAAPEVVELIKAEIAGIK, from the exons ATGGCACCTGCACACCTCGAGAGCACCTACAAAGCATCTCCCTTCCGCAAACCAACGCAGCAGCAGCTTCTTCCCAACACCACCGAGAGTCCCATGGCTGGAGCGCGTCGGTCGGAGCAGTCCCTTGCTGTCGCTGGCTCGACGCGGGATCCCGGCCGGCCCCAGCGCAGGCGGGCCCAATTCCCGCTGTACGCCGAGCTCGCCGCGCTGCTCCCCGGCGACCTCTCTCGG GCGAACCAGGTGGAGATCTTGGACGCGGCGGTGGCGCACCTGAAGGTGCTGTCGGGCACGGCGGCTGTGCTCGAGGCGTACAGGGCGCTTCAGCGCGACGCGGGGCCTGTGCGCCCAGCAGCTGTCGAGGTGGCGTCACGGGAGGCGGTCTGCATAGCCGTGCGGGCGGCGGCAGCGCGTCCGGGcgcgctgacgcgcttgctcgaaGTGTTCGATCGGCGCGGAGTGGAGGTCCTGGGGGTCACGGTGACGCGCGACGGGCGTGCCGCGACTGCCGATGTCATGGTCACTGCGGCCGCCGCGGCGCCGGAGGTCGTCGAGCTCATCAAGGCGGAGATCGCTGGCATCAAGTGA